One Trichosurus vulpecula isolate mTriVul1 chromosome 7, mTriVul1.pri, whole genome shotgun sequence genomic region harbors:
- the MLN gene encoding promotilin — protein sequence MASSKMVAAMLVIYTAAMLAAQTEGFVPLFTYSDVQRMQEKERNKGQKKSLSVQQRSEEEDPMALVDFKEEENEMIKLTAPVEIGIRMNSRQLEKYRGVLEELLTEVLLSTQNVN from the exons ATGGCATCCAGCAAGATGGTAGCCGCCATGCTCGTGATATACACAGCGGCTATGCTCGCTGCCCAGACGGAAGGCTTCGTCCCCCTTTTCACGTACAGCGACGTCCAGAGAATGCAG gaaaaggaaaggaataaaggcCAAAAGAAATCTCTGAGTGTGCAGCAGAGATCAGAGGAAGAGGATCCTATGGCTCTGGTGGActtcaaggaggaagaaaatgaaatgattaag CTGACTGCTCCTGTAGAAATTGGAATAAGGATGAACTCCAGGCAGCTGGAAAAATATCGGGGCGTCCTGGAAGAGCTACTGACAGAGGTGTTGCTGTCCACCCAGAACG TGAACTGA